In Desulfuromonas sp. KJ2020, a single window of DNA contains:
- a CDS encoding lytic transglycosylase domain-containing protein, whose amino-acid sequence MASWQKHIVIQLSLALVLTFFGTSCQADIYRYVDANGNVHFTNTPTASHFNFYMKEGPSTRPLKEVIKVYADLYRLEAALIQAVIKAESDFNPKAISRKGAIGMMQLLPETARDMGVRNPFDPEDNIRGGSRYLRLMLDQFNNRLDLALAAYNAGPGAVRRHGGIPPYEETRTYVERVKKYLYHYQINRDSLL is encoded by the coding sequence ATGGCTTCTTGGCAAAAACACATCGTCATTCAACTGTCTTTGGCGCTGGTGCTGACCTTTTTCGGCACCAGTTGCCAGGCGGACATCTATCGCTACGTCGACGCCAATGGCAATGTTCATTTCACCAATACGCCCACCGCCAGTCATTTTAATTTCTACATGAAGGAAGGACCAAGCACCCGCCCACTCAAAGAGGTCATAAAAGTGTATGCCGACCTCTATCGTCTGGAAGCCGCGCTGATACAGGCGGTCATCAAGGCTGAAAGCGATTTCAATCCCAAAGCCATCTCCCGCAAGGGCGCCATTGGGATGATGCAGCTTTTGCCTGAAACAGCCCGGGACATGGGTGTCAGAAACCCCTTTGACCCGGAAGACAATATCCGTGGGGGCAGCCGTTATCTGCGGCTGATGCTCGACCAGTTCAACAACCGCCTCGACCTGGCTCTGGCGGCCTACAACGCCGGCCCCGGCGCCGTCAGGCGCCATGGTGGCATTCCCCCCTATGAAGAAACGCGCACTTACGTCGAGCGGGTAAAAAAGTATCTCTATCACTATCAGATCAATCGGGACTCCCTGTTATGA
- the nadB gene encoding L-aspartate oxidase translates to MKITSDFLVIGSGIAGLSYALKVADTGTVSIITKRTISETATNLAQGGIASVFSTQDSFDAHIRDTMVAGAFLSHEDIVRIVVESGPQAIHDLIDWGVQFTKNADDTYALTREGGHSARRILHSKDMTGFEIERALVAAVRAHPNITIHENHIAIDLISQAKATHRRLKPDRCLGAYVLDIDSNEVITFGAHFTVLATGGSGKVYLYTCNPDVATGDGVAMAYRAGATIANMEFIQFHPTTLFHPHAKSFLISEAVRGEGAILKRRDGTAFMASYHELKDLAPRDIVARAIDNEMKTYGDDCVFLDITHRGADYIKDRFPNIYETCLSYGIDMTKEPIPVVPAAHYLCGGVKIDTFGETDIQNLFAIGEVSCSGLHGANRLASNSLLEGVVYADRAASRSLERLADKQADFPSIEAWDSGSATDSDEEVVVAHNWDEIRRCMWNYVGIVRSTKRLTRALRRIKMIQEEIADYYWDFYVTSDLIELRNIATIAELIVLCALERKESRGLHYTIDYPETDDIHWKHDTLMRKEF, encoded by the coding sequence ATGAAAATCACTTCGGATTTCCTGGTTATCGGCAGCGGCATCGCCGGCCTGTCCTACGCGTTGAAAGTGGCCGATACGGGGACGGTGTCCATCATCACCAAACGGACGATTTCTGAAACCGCCACCAATCTGGCCCAGGGAGGCATCGCCTCGGTTTTTTCCACCCAGGATTCCTTCGACGCCCATATCCGCGACACCATGGTCGCCGGCGCCTTCCTCTCCCATGAGGACATTGTGCGCATCGTCGTCGAGAGCGGTCCCCAGGCCATTCATGATCTTATCGACTGGGGGGTCCAGTTCACCAAAAACGCCGATGATACCTATGCCCTCACCCGGGAAGGCGGTCACAGCGCCCGGCGCATTCTGCACTCCAAGGACATGACCGGCTTTGAGATTGAGCGGGCCCTGGTGGCCGCCGTCCGTGCCCACCCCAACATCACCATCCATGAGAACCACATCGCCATCGACCTGATCTCCCAGGCCAAAGCCACGCACCGTCGACTGAAGCCGGACCGCTGCCTCGGCGCTTACGTCCTGGATATCGACAGCAACGAAGTGATCACCTTTGGGGCCCATTTCACGGTGCTGGCCACCGGCGGCAGCGGCAAGGTCTACCTCTATACCTGCAACCCGGATGTCGCCACCGGCGACGGCGTCGCCATGGCCTACCGGGCCGGGGCCACCATCGCCAATATGGAGTTCATCCAGTTCCATCCCACCACGCTCTTTCACCCCCACGCCAAATCGTTCCTGATCTCCGAAGCGGTACGGGGCGAAGGAGCGATTCTCAAGCGGCGCGACGGCACGGCCTTCATGGCCTCCTACCATGAGCTCAAAGATCTGGCCCCGCGGGATATCGTGGCTCGAGCCATCGACAACGAAATGAAGACCTACGGGGACGATTGCGTCTTTCTGGATATCACCCATCGGGGCGCCGATTACATCAAGGATCGCTTTCCCAATATTTACGAGACCTGCCTCTCCTACGGCATCGACATGACGAAGGAGCCCATCCCCGTCGTGCCGGCGGCCCATTACCTGTGCGGCGGCGTCAAGATCGACACCTTCGGCGAGACGGACATCCAGAATCTCTTCGCCATCGGGGAAGTGTCCTGTTCCGGTCTGCATGGCGCCAACCGGCTGGCCAGCAACAGCCTGCTCGAAGGGGTGGTCTATGCCGACCGGGCCGCCAGCCGTTCCCTGGAGAGGCTGGCCGACAAACAGGCGGACTTCCCCTCTATCGAAGCCTGGGACTCAGGCAGCGCCACCGACAGCGACGAAGAAGTGGTTGTCGCCCACAACTGGGACGAAATCCGCCGCTGCATGTGGAACTACGTCGGTATTGTTCGCTCCACCAAACGCCTGACCCGGGCCTTGCGCCGCATCAAGATGATTCAGGAAGAGATCGCCGACTATTACTGGGACTTCTACGTTACCTCGGACCTCATCGAGTTACGCAACATCGCCACCATCGCCGAACTGATTGTGCTGTGCGCTTTGGAGCGCAAGGAGAGTCGTGGCCTGCATTACACCATCGACTACCCAGAAACCGACGATATTCACTGGAAGCACGACACCCTGATGCGCAAAGAATTTTAG
- a CDS encoding chorismate mutase has product MDIDTLREEINRLDDELLKIFNQRADLALKIGEIKKERQLPVYDPEREKRIFQRMKAMNPGPLEDEAIVRLFERVIDESRRLERIRTKGL; this is encoded by the coding sequence TTGGATATCGATACCCTCAGGGAAGAAATCAACCGACTGGACGACGAATTGCTTAAAATTTTCAACCAGCGCGCCGACCTGGCCCTGAAAATCGGCGAGATCAAAAAGGAACGGCAGCTGCCCGTCTATGACCCCGAGCGGGAGAAGCGCATCTTCCAGCGGATGAAGGCCATGAATCCGGGCCCATTGGAGGACGAAGCCATCGTCCGTCTCTTTGAGCGTGTCATCGACGAATCCCGCCGACTCGAACGCATTCGCACGAAAGGACTCTAG